One Epinephelus moara isolate mb chromosome 20, YSFRI_EMoa_1.0, whole genome shotgun sequence genomic window carries:
- the dnaaf4 gene encoding dynein assembly factor 4, axonemal: protein MPLLVTDYSWTQTESTVCISVPLKGAKAGRVDILSTDEYLKVHYPPYLFEAFLFEPVDDERSTAKVGNGVAVISLPKRTNKVWEHLMITTNEKEKKKEIRERALLKYQEKLSSESRFKVEKQHAEKKYALETMMKLEKEERDSIQKTKDAEREKTTAELAAWQLRQKQKAEGEALLKLQSQRNHQHKLKALTEKQENGLSDGVKVKLNQRGNSEANSKGKQADLPAPRPPGNIQVTFTPRVFPTALRESRVPEEEEWLNKQAEARRAVNADVEELKDLKEEETSPDWLKDKGDKCFATGDYLGAVNAYNLAVRLNRKIPALYSNRAACHLKLKNLHKAIEDSSQALGLLTPPVAANAVARARAYVRRGSAFCQLQLYAEGLQDYQAALKIDPHNEALQADTQRIRDIIQGSAADPETQ from the exons ATGCCGCTGCTAGTAACAGACTACTCCTGGACACAGACAGAGTCAACCGTTTGCATAAGTGTGCCTTTAAAAGGAGCAAAAGCTGGGAGAGTGGACATTCTGTCTACAGACGAATACCTCAAG GTGCATTACCCACCATATCTGTTTGAAGCCTTCCTGTTTGAGCCTGTTGATGATGAGAGGAGCACAGCAAAGGTTGGAAATGGAGTTGCAGTCATCAGTTTGCCAAAGAGGACCAATAAAGTGTGGGAGCATCTGATGATAACTACAA atgaaaaagaaaaaaagaaggagatCAGAGAAAGGGCCCTGTTGAAATACCAGGAAAAGCTTTCTTCAGAGTCCAGGTTCAAGGTGGAGAAACAGCATGCAGAGAAGAAGTATGCCCTAGAGACAATGATGAAG cttgaaaaagaagaaagagacaGTATCCAGAAAACGAAGGACGCTGAGCGAGAGAAAACCACAGCAGAGTTGGCTGCATGGCAactgagacagaaacaaaaggcaGAGGGAGAAGCCCTACTAAAACTCCAAAGTCAGAGAAACCATCAACACAAACTGAAAGCCCTGACAGAGAAGCAGGAAAATGGACTCTCAGATGGAGTAAAGGTCAAACTGA ATCAAAGAGGAAATAGTGAAGCAAACAGCAAGGGAAAACAAGCGGACCTGCCAGCTCCAAGACCCCCTGGAAACAttcaagtcacattcaccccaCGAGTTTTCCCAACAGCCCTCAGGGAATCAAGAGtgccagaggaggaagag TGGCTCAATAAACAAGCTGAAGCCAGGCGTGCAGTAAATGCAGATGTTGAAGAGCTCAAGGATCTGAAAGAAGAGGAGACAAGCCCTGACTGGTTAAAGGACAAAGGAGA CAAATGTTTTGCGACTGGGGACTACCTGGGTGCAGTGAATGCCTATAACCTGGCTGTCAGACTCAACAGAAAGATCCCAGCTCTGTACTCAAACAGGGCTGCTTGTCATTTGAAGTTAAAAAATCTTCACAAAGCCATAGAGGATTCCTCTCAG GCACTTGGTCTGTTGACTCCACCAGTTGCTGCTAATGCAGTTGCCAGAGCCAGAGCCTACGTCCGCCGAGGATCTGCTTTCTGCCAGCTACAGCTCTATGCAGAAG GGCTGCAAGACTACCAAGCTGCTCTAAAGATTGACCCTCACAACGAAGCACTGCAAGCAGACACGCAGAGAATCAGAGACATTATTCAAGgctctgcagctgatcctgagaCACAGTGA